One part of the Thalassospira xiamenensis M-5 = DSM 17429 genome encodes these proteins:
- a CDS encoding helix-turn-helix domain-containing protein codes for MTSMSGPAFPAPEQIRAARALLAWSQADLADAAGIAVSTVADFERSLRTPVANNAQAMKDAIEAQGISFLPSGAVVTEKMPAPTMPKPGKPMRWIEAQHIVEWAGTRDGQAKMPELISRLLLATHGPAATLRFPSDDSIQHPGWDGVCDTPTDLLYVPAGITAWEIGVQRGKVPAKAEDDYVKRTADPLEIDPAVSCFIFLTPQRWPQKDVWAAKKKQDGVWRDVRVIDGDMLVHWLELHPGVAEWLAVRIQRRPEGLRGLDSIWREWSLATVTPLSSNLIVVDRDDQAAKVLAWLYGPPATISLQAEASGEAMAFVSGALAALPEPYRVYWMSRILAAQSEDVARQLVGLGPKLAVILDGGDPGVAAALVADGHHVLRALGSDVGAPHNVIRLERPWRHHVESELEAMGLEREEAHRLALQSGRSLVVLRRLMSASSAGCPSWASSPIDPALFAAMLAGGWRDDYPVDREVLERLSGQSYDALVASLAPYAAAFDGPVRRSGTAWRLASLRDAWFQLAPFLTDGHLDRLNVAFLAVMGERDPAFDAKPEDRWKIDREPPKVASPDLRHGLGEAMVALGVFPDRAKAASTATFAAHRNVSGLLEKADERLWWSLSDSFRLLSEAAPQAFFNSIDAAIDRDPSPMAALFRSDEGLFHPQEYLSDLLWSLELHAWSPRHLATVSLLLARLAERDPGGRVSNRPKATLRRIFLPWVPQTYATAEQRLQVIDLILKHYNCVGWELLLGIAPSMHGISTPSASPRWRDYTVDYAEPVTRPGIARAYDAIGERVLAHVGNNTVRWGELLQHWANFSPAWRETAAAQLAAASSGFDSAGGGDFREKLRGLIVMHEQYSGADWTMDAAQLAPLKVVFEMLEPNEPTARHAWLFTRGNHHFRGNLPWDEAEKRLADERRVAVAELAGSLSVDALVDYALTLQMPNELGAAFVAADITEDLKDAILDAAIARGEPPLTDMVQRMTYALAEVRGVAWLWDRFDAAIVAGRPPTEIVPLMMALPVEPPTWERVAAAGAEINAAYWRTIKTFRVPEGPAIHIAVEKLLAEDRGRSALEMLIGPTDREGYVADLLDVLRHPSTVSEEKSQADHNDLTMFTHYVGKAFVRLDADDAVGDDEILKLEWVYFHALRHSERPTRKLHKALARNPAFFVELLHAVFGKIELESDDAGARERTRMITSQAYHVLEDWSHVPGTRDDGVIDGVELEKWVKTARKLCAEADLADIGDSRIGQILSAPPVVAGEVWPPEPICEVIELCRSRDLEDGFAVGVSNRRGVTVRLPTDGGKQERDLAERYRADALLCAQTWPRTGALLERIAESYDARAKWEDEHAEQRDWT; via the coding sequence ATGACATCTATGTCTGGTCCTGCATTTCCAGCCCCTGAACAGATCCGTGCCGCACGCGCGTTGCTCGCATGGTCCCAGGCCGACCTTGCTGATGCAGCCGGCATTGCTGTTTCCACGGTCGCCGATTTCGAACGCAGCCTTCGAACCCCGGTCGCCAACAACGCCCAGGCCATGAAGGATGCCATCGAAGCGCAGGGCATTAGCTTCCTGCCGAGCGGGGCGGTCGTGACGGAGAAGATGCCCGCGCCGACTATGCCCAAGCCCGGCAAACCTATGCGCTGGATCGAAGCACAGCACATCGTGGAATGGGCGGGCACGCGTGACGGGCAGGCTAAGATGCCCGAATTGATCAGCCGCTTGTTGCTTGCGACGCATGGCCCGGCAGCGACGTTGCGCTTCCCCTCGGACGACAGCATCCAGCATCCGGGTTGGGACGGCGTGTGCGACACTCCTACAGATTTACTCTACGTTCCCGCCGGCATCACGGCGTGGGAGATCGGGGTCCAGCGCGGCAAGGTGCCGGCCAAGGCTGAGGATGACTATGTCAAGCGGACGGCCGATCCGCTGGAAATCGATCCGGCCGTATCCTGTTTCATCTTCCTCACACCACAGCGATGGCCGCAAAAGGACGTCTGGGCTGCTAAGAAGAAGCAAGATGGGGTGTGGCGCGACGTTCGTGTGATCGATGGCGACATGCTCGTCCATTGGCTCGAGCTTCACCCCGGCGTCGCCGAATGGCTTGCCGTCCGCATCCAGCGGCGGCCCGAAGGCTTGCGCGGGCTCGATTCGATCTGGCGCGAATGGTCGCTGGCGACCGTCACGCCGCTATCGAGCAATCTGATCGTGGTCGATCGCGACGATCAAGCGGCAAAAGTGCTGGCTTGGCTCTACGGTCCGCCAGCGACGATTTCGCTGCAGGCGGAAGCGTCGGGAGAAGCGATGGCGTTCGTCTCGGGTGCGCTTGCTGCGCTGCCCGAGCCCTACCGAGTGTATTGGATGAGCCGCATCCTGGCGGCACAATCAGAAGACGTCGCGCGCCAGTTGGTCGGGCTTGGGCCCAAGTTGGCGGTGATCCTCGATGGGGGCGATCCCGGGGTGGCGGCGGCGCTGGTGGCTGATGGTCATCACGTCCTGCGTGCGTTGGGTTCCGATGTAGGTGCGCCACACAATGTTATCCGGCTAGAGCGGCCGTGGCGGCATCACGTCGAGAGCGAGCTTGAGGCGATGGGCCTTGAGCGTGAAGAAGCCCACCGGCTGGCGCTGCAAAGCGGCCGCAGCCTTGTCGTCCTCCGGCGCCTGATGTCCGCAAGTTCGGCTGGCTGCCCAAGTTGGGCATCATCGCCGATCGACCCGGCCTTGTTCGCGGCGATGCTTGCCGGGGGTTGGCGCGACGATTATCCCGTCGACCGAGAAGTGCTCGAGCGCCTTTCGGGTCAGAGCTATGATGCGTTGGTCGCTTCGTTGGCGCCTTATGCCGCTGCGTTCGATGGCCCGGTGCGCCGTTCCGGCACGGCATGGCGGCTGGCCTCCCTACGGGATGCGTGGTTTCAGCTCGCGCCGTTCCTGACTGATGGGCATCTCGATCGCCTAAACGTTGCTTTCCTCGCGGTGATGGGCGAGCGTGACCCGGCATTCGACGCCAAGCCCGAGGACCGCTGGAAGATCGATCGCGAGCCGCCCAAGGTCGCATCCCCCGATTTGAGGCACGGGCTTGGCGAGGCGATGGTGGCTCTCGGCGTGTTTCCGGACCGCGCGAAGGCGGCATCGACCGCGACGTTCGCCGCGCATCGCAATGTCTCCGGATTGTTGGAAAAAGCCGACGAGCGTTTGTGGTGGTCGTTGTCGGACAGCTTCCGCTTGCTGTCCGAAGCCGCACCGCAGGCGTTTTTCAACAGCATCGACGCCGCGATCGACCGCGACCCGAGCCCGATGGCGGCGCTCTTCCGCAGCGACGAGGGCTTGTTTCACCCTCAGGAATATCTCTCCGACCTACTCTGGTCGCTAGAATTGCACGCCTGGAGTCCGCGTCACCTCGCGACTGTCAGTCTGCTCCTGGCGCGACTCGCTGAGCGCGATCCCGGCGGGCGCGTGTCCAATCGGCCGAAAGCGACCTTGCGCAGGATATTCCTCCCTTGGGTGCCGCAGACCTATGCTACTGCGGAGCAGCGGTTGCAGGTAATCGATCTCATTCTCAAGCACTACAATTGCGTCGGCTGGGAACTGTTGCTCGGGATCGCGCCAAGCATGCACGGCATCTCGACGCCGTCGGCGAGCCCGCGCTGGCGGGACTATACGGTGGATTATGCCGAGCCGGTCACGCGACCCGGCATCGCGCGGGCATACGACGCGATAGGCGAACGTGTCCTTGCGCATGTCGGGAATAACACCGTGCGTTGGGGCGAACTGCTCCAACATTGGGCGAATTTCAGTCCGGCATGGCGAGAAACCGCTGCGGCGCAACTGGCGGCGGCATCATCGGGGTTCGATAGTGCCGGTGGCGGGGACTTTCGCGAAAAATTGCGCGGCCTAATCGTAATGCACGAGCAATATTCCGGGGCCGATTGGACAATGGACGCGGCGCAGCTGGCGCCATTGAAGGTCGTATTCGAAATGCTCGAGCCGAACGAGCCGACTGCGCGGCATGCCTGGCTGTTCACGCGCGGCAATCACCACTTCCGCGGTAACCTGCCATGGGATGAAGCGGAGAAACGGCTCGCTGACGAGCGACGCGTCGCGGTTGCAGAACTGGCTGGCTCGTTATCGGTCGATGCGCTGGTCGATTATGCTCTGACCTTACAGATGCCCAACGAGCTTGGCGCGGCGTTCGTCGCCGCCGATATCACAGAGGACCTCAAGGATGCGATTCTTGATGCGGCAATAGCGCGCGGCGAGCCGCCGTTGACCGACATGGTGCAGCGCATGACGTATGCGCTTGCCGAAGTGCGCGGTGTGGCGTGGCTATGGGATCGGTTCGATGCTGCCATCGTTGCCGGTCGGCCGCCTACCGAAATCGTGCCATTGATGATGGCGTTGCCGGTCGAGCCGCCCACTTGGGAGCGGGTGGCCGCGGCGGGGGCAGAGATCAACGCTGCCTATTGGCGGACGATCAAGACGTTCCGTGTGCCCGAAGGTCCGGCGATACACATCGCGGTCGAAAAGCTCCTCGCTGAGGATCGTGGCCGCTCGGCGCTCGAAATGCTGATTGGACCGACCGACCGCGAAGGGTACGTTGCCGATCTGTTGGACGTTCTTCGCCATCCCTCAACAGTGAGCGAGGAGAAGTCTCAGGCCGATCACAACGACTTGACGATGTTCACTCACTACGTCGGCAAGGCATTCGTGCGCCTTGATGCCGACGACGCTGTCGGCGACGACGAGATACTCAAGCTCGAATGGGTTTATTTCCACGCCCTGCGGCATTCCGAGCGCCCGACGCGCAAGTTACATAAGGCATTGGCAAGGAATCCGGCCTTTTTCGTCGAGCTTCTCCATGCGGTGTTCGGGAAGATCGAACTCGAATCCGACGATGCGGGTGCACGTGAGCGCACACGGATGATTACCAGCCAGGCCTATCATGTCCTCGAAGACTGGTCGCACGTGCCGGGGACGCGCGACGACGGGGTGATTGACGGTGTCGAGCTGGAAAAATGGGTCAAGACGGCACGCAAGCTGTGCGCCGAGGCCGATCTCGCCGATATCGGGGACTCGCGGATCGGTCAAATTCTGTCGGCACCGCCGGTCGTTGCTGGCGAGGTCTGGCCGCCCGAGCCGATCTGCGAGGTAATCGAGCTGTGTCGCAGCCGAGACCTCGAGGATGGCTTTGCGGTTGGCGTATCGAACCGCCGCGGCGTTACTGTCCGGCTGCCCACCGATGGCGGAAAACAGGAGCGTGATCTCGCGGAGCGCTATCGCGCCGATGCGCTCCTCTGTGCGCAGACTTGGCCGCGCACCGGCGCGTTGCTCGAACGGATCGCGGAGAGCTACGATGCGCGTGCCAAGTGGGAAGACGAGCATGCCGAGCAACGGGACTGGACCTAA